The following coding sequences lie in one Gemmatimonadota bacterium genomic window:
- a CDS encoding OsmC family protein, translated as MPVQTLSFPNDHGDQLAARLSLPPDGRPVAYALFAHCFTCNRNLNAVRRISQEMSDHGMAVLQFDFTGLGDSEGDFSDTGFASNVDDLVAAARYLASRHEAPRVLIGHSLGGAAVLKAAASIPSCKAVVTIGAPADPKHVAHLIGDARETIEQTGQATVTLAGRSFLIKKQFLEDLEETGMEETIRGLRRALLVCHSPIDQTVGIENAARIFQAAMHPKSFLSLDKADHLLSNEADAFYVGRAAAAWATRYLDVPAVADGDPDAAGSQVVVRTGREHYYTEVVASGHRMTVDEPVSVGGTDRGGTPYDLLLGALGSCTSITLRMYADRKSWPLEEIVVRLSHAKIHASHCETCETTEGKVDRIEREIELIGDLSGEQQARLLEIADRCPVHRTLHSEILVETRLYDP; from the coding sequence ATGCCCGTTCAGACGCTCAGCTTTCCCAATGACCACGGCGACCAGCTTGCCGCGCGGCTCAGCCTGCCGCCCGACGGCAGGCCGGTCGCCTACGCCCTCTTCGCCCACTGCTTCACCTGCAACCGGAACCTGAACGCCGTACGGCGCATCAGCCAGGAGATGTCCGACCACGGCATGGCCGTGCTGCAGTTCGACTTCACCGGGCTCGGCGACAGCGAAGGCGACTTTTCCGATACCGGTTTCGCGTCCAACGTGGACGACCTGGTTGCCGCGGCGAGGTATCTCGCGTCCCGCCACGAGGCGCCCCGGGTGCTGATCGGGCACTCCCTCGGCGGCGCGGCCGTGCTCAAGGCGGCGGCGTCCATTCCTTCCTGCAAGGCCGTCGTGACCATCGGCGCGCCGGCCGATCCGAAGCACGTGGCCCACCTGATCGGGGATGCCCGGGAGACCATCGAACAGACCGGCCAGGCGACTGTCACGCTCGCCGGCCGTTCTTTCCTGATCAAGAAGCAGTTCCTGGAAGACCTGGAAGAGACGGGGATGGAAGAGACGATCCGTGGGTTGCGGCGCGCCCTGCTGGTGTGCCACTCCCCCATCGACCAGACGGTCGGGATCGAGAACGCCGCCCGGATCTTCCAGGCCGCCATGCATCCCAAGAGCTTCCTCTCCCTCGACAAGGCGGACCACCTGCTTTCGAACGAGGCCGATGCCTTCTACGTGGGCCGGGCCGCCGCGGCGTGGGCGACGCGGTACCTGGACGTGCCCGCCGTGGCGGACGGTGATCCCGATGCAGCGGGAAGCCAGGTGGTGGTGCGCACGGGACGGGAACACTACTATACCGAGGTCGTGGCCTCGGGCCACCGCATGACGGTGGACGAACCCGTATCGGTGGGAGGCACGGACCGGGGCGGGACGCCCTACGACCTGCTGCTCGGGGCGCTGGGTTCCTGCACGTCCATCACCCTGCGGATGTACGCCGACCGGAAGTCCTGGCCGCTGGAGGAGATCGTCGTCCGGCTCAGTCACGCGAAGATCCACGCCAGCCACTGCGAGACCTGCGAGACCACCGAGGGGAAGGTGGACCGCATCGAGCGCGAAATCGAACTGATCGGCGACCTGTCCGGTGAGCAGCAGGCCCGCCTGCTCGAAATCGCCGACCGCTGTCCCGTGCACCGGACGCTCCATTCGGAGATCCTGGTAGAGACCCGGCTATACGACCCATGA
- a CDS encoding phosphotransferase has protein sequence MGYVRTEHIARPVADVLEAGIAVRRRAMDQPGLDVTGFGILGEQDECGGRIGNHWPEGMAWRDGNRARDEATLVMNIDKDNVAEYVHTRHLLAPPREGSCTVEELGGGFLNTVLRVTADDRSVVVKQALDALRLFPDLKVTTDRIVYETRALRVLNGLFPEGTVPAVLHFDDADRILVMSDLGKRPSLESELERGRVDPAVAEQLGGFLSTLHRQTWDDRELRGQFDNEAMQGLRYKYCFYFVEDPALNRVARRLAETFTETKQTLLHGDFWTASVIAAEKRVRTFDLEFVNYGHPAQDAGFIMAHYLLHAYNKPRVADAVFDAVELIWSTYAEGMGDLLPEATETMALQQAGLEMLFRIDGINQVRYITDDGVRARIRQAARPMMLDDEITVAGLRHI, from the coding sequence ATGGGCTACGTCCGGACCGAGCACATTGCCCGACCGGTCGCGGATGTCCTTGAGGCCGGCATAGCCGTTCGCCGCCGTGCCATGGACCAGCCGGGTCTTGACGTTACCGGGTTCGGGATACTTGGCGAGCAGGACGAGTGCGGTGGGCGGATAGGAAATCATTGGCCGGAAGGCATGGCTTGGCGCGATGGGAATCGCGCTCGCGATGAAGCCACTTTGGTCATGAACATCGACAAAGATAATGTAGCGGAGTACGTTCACACAAGACATCTATTGGCCCCGCCGCGGGAAGGTTCCTGCACGGTGGAAGAACTGGGCGGCGGGTTTCTGAATACCGTGCTGCGGGTCACCGCCGACGACCGATCGGTCGTGGTGAAACAGGCCCTGGACGCGTTGCGGCTCTTCCCGGACCTCAAAGTCACCACCGACCGGATCGTCTACGAGACGCGGGCCCTCCGGGTTTTGAACGGACTGTTCCCCGAGGGGACCGTTCCGGCCGTCCTGCACTTCGACGACGCGGATCGCATCCTGGTCATGTCGGATCTGGGAAAGCGCCCGTCCCTGGAATCCGAGTTGGAGCGGGGACGCGTCGATCCTGCCGTGGCGGAGCAACTCGGCGGGTTTCTTTCGACCCTGCACCGGCAGACCTGGGACGACCGGGAACTGCGCGGGCAATTCGACAACGAGGCCATGCAGGGCCTGAGGTACAAGTACTGTTTCTATTTCGTAGAAGATCCGGCGTTGAACCGAGTCGCCCGCCGGTTGGCGGAGACTTTCACGGAGACGAAGCAGACGCTGCTCCACGGCGACTTCTGGACGGCCAGCGTGATCGCCGCGGAAAAACGGGTCCGTACCTTCGACCTGGAATTCGTCAACTACGGGCACCCGGCCCAGGACGCGGGTTTCATCATGGCCCACTACCTGCTGCACGCATACAACAAACCACGGGTCGCGGACGCGGTCTTCGACGCTGTCGAACTCATTTGGAGCACTTACGCGGAGGGCATGGGCGACCTGCTGCCTGAAGCAACGGAAACGATGGCCCTTCAGCAGGCCGGTCTCGAGATGCTGTTCCGCATCGACGGGATCAACCAGGTGCGGTATATCACCGACGACGGGGTCAGGGCACGCATTCGCCAGGCCGCCCGACCCATGATGCTGGATGACGAAATAACGGTGGCGGGATTGCGCCACATTTGA
- the solA gene encoding N-methyl-L-tryptophan oxidase: MNNHYDVIVVGLGAMGSATCYHLASRGAKVLGLERFDLPHAQGSSHGYSRHTKTVVYVDTPFEPFIERSFELWRLLEGETGQQILVTTGYLLMSDSGSWDHLLGKVRHEILTSDEVAYRYPQFTLPDDYHGLYDPVGGLLRPELGIASHLIQALRRGAEIHGREAVTGWKETAHSVEVETGHARYSADQVVFTGGSWTDRLIADLGITLTVSRQPLAWVWPARNPASFDVGVLPIWQIPAPDHDGEYYGFPMMPDHPGFKLALHSFGETSDPERLDREARPEDEEEVRKCLRRFIPDANGPLTAMRICMYTRTVDELPVLDRHPAHDRVTVGCGFSGTGFKFSCTFGEWLAETALGQPNTIANDTFRFERLIGAANTT; the protein is encoded by the coding sequence ATGAATAACCACTACGACGTCATCGTGGTGGGCCTGGGTGCCATGGGCTCGGCCACCTGCTACCACCTGGCCTCCCGGGGAGCGAAGGTCCTCGGGCTGGAGCGCTTCGACCTGCCCCACGCCCAGGGCAGTTCCCACGGGTACTCCCGCCACACGAAGACGGTGGTATACGTGGATACGCCCTTCGAACCTTTTATCGAGCGGTCCTTCGAGCTCTGGCGGCTGCTGGAGGGCGAAACCGGCCAGCAGATCCTGGTGACGACGGGCTACCTGCTCATGTCTGACTCCGGCTCGTGGGACCATTTGCTGGGCAAGGTCCGGCACGAAATCCTGACCTCCGACGAAGTAGCCTACCGGTATCCTCAATTCACTTTGCCGGATGACTACCACGGCCTGTACGATCCGGTCGGCGGGCTCCTGCGTCCTGAACTGGGCATCGCGAGCCACCTCATTCAGGCGCTGAGACGCGGCGCCGAAATCCACGGACGGGAAGCCGTGACCGGGTGGAAGGAGACGGCCCATAGCGTGGAGGTCGAGACCGGGCACGCCCGCTACAGCGCGGACCAGGTCGTCTTTACAGGCGGGTCCTGGACCGACCGGCTGATCGCGGACCTGGGCATCACCCTGACCGTCTCCCGCCAGCCCCTGGCCTGGGTGTGGCCCGCGCGGAACCCGGCCTCCTTCGACGTGGGCGTCCTGCCCATCTGGCAGATCCCCGCGCCCGATCACGACGGCGAATACTATGGCTTCCCCATGATGCCGGACCATCCGGGGTTCAAGCTGGCGCTGCACTCTTTCGGGGAGACGTCCGATCCCGAGCGTCTGGACCGCGAAGCCCGACCGGAAGACGAGGAGGAGGTTCGGAAGTGCCTGCGACGGTTCATTCCCGACGCGAACGGACCGCTCACGGCCATGCGGATCTGCATGTACACCCGCACGGTGGACGAACTACCCGTGCTCGACCGGCATCCGGCCCATGACCGGGTGACCGTGGGCTGCGGTTTCAGCGGGACCGGGTTCAAGTTCTCATGCACCTTCGGAGAATGGCTGGCCGAAACGGCGCTGGGGCAGCCCAACACGATCGCCAATGACACTTTCCGGTTTGAACGGTTGATCGGGGCTGCGAACACAACCTGA
- a CDS encoding glycosyltransferase: MSCVNVLRYIIFVDVHDQSGFIASAIPIAPSHAFRPMISYPPTALVLLAKYPEPGNVKTRLVHGTAANGYAGLKDIRDRSGNVLGPDVAHRLAAGMYRAFLVDRFAAHRGRDYDVLLATSQPEYADAFRSITGPDVPYHAVSGANLGEMMLGLFEDLLGRYPYVLISGSDMPRLEETVIDRARESLSSHDIVLVPAQDGAYNLIGMRKPHRIFDISRWSSGSELEETVALLRRRRITHEVLDEFRLLDIDTIEDLVQLMRGPETVDAPETNTFLTALDERLDFAD; encoded by the coding sequence ATGTCTTGTGTGAACGTACTCCGCTACATTATCTTTGTCGATGTTCATGACCAAAGTGGCTTCATCGCGAGCGCGATTCCCATCGCGCCAAGCCATGCCTTCCGGCCAATGATTTCCTATCCGCCCACCGCACTCGTCCTGCTCGCCAAGTATCCCGAACCCGGTAACGTCAAGACCCGGCTGGTCCATGGCACGGCGGCGAACGGCTATGCCGGCCTCAAGGACATCCGCGACCGGTCGGGCAATGTGCTCGGTCCGGACGTAGCCCATCGCCTGGCGGCCGGTATGTACCGCGCGTTCCTGGTGGACCGGTTCGCGGCGCACCGGGGACGGGACTACGACGTCCTGCTGGCCACGTCCCAGCCCGAATACGCGGACGCCTTTCGCTCGATTACCGGGCCGGACGTCCCGTACCACGCAGTGTCCGGCGCGAATTTGGGTGAGATGATGCTCGGCCTGTTCGAGGATCTGCTCGGTAGATACCCGTACGTGCTGATCTCCGGGAGCGACATGCCCCGGCTGGAGGAAACGGTCATCGATCGAGCCCGCGAGTCCCTCTCATCCCACGATATTGTGCTTGTCCCGGCCCAGGACGGCGCGTACAATCTTATCGGCATGCGCAAGCCGCACCGCATATTCGATATCTCGCGCTGGAGTTCGGGATCGGAACTCGAGGAGACCGTCGCCCTGCTTCGGCGGCGCCGGATCACCCACGAGGTGCTCGACGAGTTCCGCCTGCTGGACATCGATACGATCGAAGACCTGGTGCAGTTGATGCGCGGTCCTGAAACCGTCGACGCACCGGAAACCAACACCTTTCTGACGGCGCTCGACGAACGACTGGACTTCGCGGATTGA
- a CDS encoding UPF0182 family protein — MLGRFRSLLFIAAAVVIGLWILSGFWANIFVEALWFGQLGFDDVFWTTIGAKFFTGLVFGLVALVGLGANVYLARYFSTRLTELHLFNEEMSELEQLFSNSRLIEVVTIIGILVIAAIMGLIGLANWDGMLRFFNQEAFGATDPIFNIDIGFFVFSLPIWHFVRFWLLLLVVASAIAVTLYYLYRGAVTIEERGIQIRSYARNHICVLGAIVFLLMAWGYRLDMYRLLFSESGFAFGAGYTDLHARMYALWIMLFVAIGCAGLFLMTLRSQRRNLPFIAIGGMIVSSLVVGSVYPGLVQYFVVAPNEYDREAPYIQHSIDYTLQAYGLEGVDEVPFQIQENLGAGDIQNNITTINNLKVQDKRPLRRTYQQLQEIRTYYDFSSVDEDRYMIDGQYRQVMLAARELSYAQLPSPTWQNRHLFYTHGYGLCLSPVNTATPEGLPDLFVKDIPPVSTSDDLVVRRPELYFGENMDAYAVVKTTQEEFDYPEGDENKFSRYQDDGGVELSSYFRRLAFARYFSEVNFVISPLITDESQVMFYRQLQSRVENVAPFLDYDHDPYLVIANGKLYWMIDAYTTTGSYPYSQRFSGLLQMPDSGDLGTGPQSDIPGLNPPPQRRFVQNQPTLQNINYIRNSVKVVIDAYTGETDFYLVDETDPMVLTYQKIFPTLFKPLSEMPQPIRDHIRYPRDLFAIQAAMYRIYHMRNPQVFYNKEDLWAVPQQVYAEQEQQVYPYYAVMKTALMEREEMLLLLPFTPANKENMIGWMAAHCDAPLYGRIKVYNFPKQELVYGPMQIEARITQDADIAKELTLWNQEGSQVIRGDIIVVPIQESLLYIEPLYLRQRSTRGGLPELKRVIVAYGNRIAMRETLDQALSAIFAFDGATLALETTQTSDGQVVPQPRSVTLNDLARRAVSHFDEAQGHLQAGDWSEYGASLQQLENVLRRLSDEAAQLE, encoded by the coding sequence ATCTTGGGCAGATTCAGATCACTACTCTTCATAGCGGCCGCAGTCGTAATCGGTCTGTGGATCCTCAGCGGATTCTGGGCCAACATCTTCGTCGAGGCGCTCTGGTTCGGCCAACTGGGCTTCGACGACGTGTTCTGGACGACGATCGGCGCCAAGTTCTTCACGGGACTGGTCTTCGGACTGGTCGCGCTGGTGGGCCTCGGGGCGAATGTCTACCTTGCGCGGTACTTCTCCACGCGCCTCACCGAACTTCACCTGTTCAACGAGGAGATGTCGGAACTCGAACAGCTTTTCTCCAACTCCAGGCTGATCGAGGTCGTGACGATCATCGGCATCCTGGTCATTGCCGCCATCATGGGCCTGATCGGCCTGGCCAACTGGGACGGTATGCTCCGGTTCTTCAACCAGGAGGCCTTTGGCGCCACCGATCCCATATTCAATATCGATATCGGGTTCTTCGTCTTCTCGCTGCCGATCTGGCATTTCGTCCGGTTCTGGCTGCTGCTCCTCGTCGTGGCCTCGGCCATCGCGGTCACCCTCTATTATCTCTACCGGGGCGCCGTCACCATCGAAGAGCGTGGCATACAGATCCGGTCGTACGCCCGCAACCACATCTGCGTCCTGGGCGCCATCGTCTTCCTGCTCATGGCCTGGGGCTACCGGCTCGACATGTACCGCCTGCTGTTTTCCGAGTCGGGATTCGCCTTCGGCGCGGGGTACACCGATCTGCACGCCCGGATGTACGCGCTGTGGATCATGCTCTTCGTGGCCATTGGCTGCGCCGGGCTGTTCCTGATGACGCTCCGCTCGCAGCGCCGCAACCTGCCGTTCATTGCCATCGGCGGCATGATCGTCTCGTCCCTGGTCGTCGGTTCGGTGTATCCCGGACTCGTCCAGTATTTCGTGGTGGCGCCCAACGAGTACGACCGGGAGGCGCCGTACATCCAGCACAGTATCGATTATACGCTGCAGGCATACGGCCTGGAAGGGGTCGACGAAGTGCCCTTCCAGATCCAGGAGAACCTCGGCGCGGGGGACATCCAGAACAACATCACGACCATCAACAACCTCAAGGTCCAGGACAAGCGTCCGCTCCGGCGCACGTACCAGCAGCTCCAGGAGATCCGGACCTACTACGATTTCTCCAGCGTGGACGAGGACCGGTACATGATCGACGGTCAGTACCGCCAGGTCATGCTGGCGGCCCGGGAGTTGTCCTACGCCCAGCTGCCATCGCCCACCTGGCAGAACCGGCACCTGTTCTACACCCATGGCTACGGCCTGTGCCTGAGCCCGGTGAACACCGCCACGCCCGAGGGACTGCCGGACCTCTTCGTCAAAGACATCCCGCCCGTTTCCACGAGCGACGACCTCGTCGTGCGGCGGCCGGAATTGTACTTCGGCGAGAACATGGACGCCTACGCGGTCGTGAAGACCACGCAGGAGGAGTTCGACTATCCGGAGGGCGACGAGAACAAGTTCAGCCGGTACCAGGACGACGGCGGGGTGGAGCTCAGCTCCTACTTCCGCCGCCTGGCCTTCGCCCGATATTTCAGCGAGGTCAATTTCGTCATCAGCCCGCTGATCACCGACGAAAGCCAGGTGATGTTCTACCGTCAGCTGCAGAGCCGGGTGGAGAACGTCGCGCCTTTCCTGGACTATGATCACGATCCCTACCTGGTCATCGCCAACGGCAAGCTGTACTGGATGATCGACGCCTACACGACCACGGGCTCCTATCCCTATTCGCAACGTTTCAGCGGTCTCCTGCAGATGCCGGACTCGGGCGACCTGGGCACCGGGCCGCAATCGGATATTCCCGGGCTGAATCCGCCGCCGCAGCGCAGGTTCGTACAGAACCAGCCCACGCTGCAGAACATCAACTACATCCGCAACTCGGTGAAGGTGGTCATCGACGCCTATACCGGCGAGACCGACTTCTACCTCGTGGACGAGACGGACCCGATGGTGCTGACGTACCAGAAGATCTTCCCGACGCTGTTCAAGCCGCTGAGCGAGATGCCGCAGCCGATCCGCGATCATATCCGGTATCCCCGCGACCTCTTCGCCATCCAGGCGGCCATGTACCGCATCTATCACATGCGCAATCCCCAGGTGTTCTACAACAAGGAAGACCTCTGGGCGGTGCCCCAGCAGGTATACGCGGAGCAGGAACAGCAGGTATACCCGTACTACGCCGTGATGAAGACGGCCCTGATGGAGAGGGAGGAAATGCTCCTCCTGCTGCCCTTTACGCCGGCCAACAAGGAGAACATGATCGGCTGGATGGCCGCCCATTGCGACGCGCCGCTCTACGGCCGCATCAAGGTCTACAACTTCCCGAAGCAGGAACTGGTCTACGGCCCCATGCAGATCGAGGCGCGGATCACCCAGGACGCCGACATCGCGAAGGAGCTCACCCTCTGGAACCAGGAGGGCTCCCAGGTGATCCGCGGCGACATCATCGTCGTGCCGATCCAGGAATCGCTGCTCTATATCGAGCCGCTTTACCTGCGGCAGCGGTCCACCCGGGGTGGTTTGCCCGAGCTCAAGCGCGTGATCGTCGCCTACGGCAACCGCATCGCCATGCGGGAGACGCTCGACCAGGCACTTTCGGCCATTTTCGCCTTCGACGGCGCGACCCTCGCCCTGGAGACGACGCAGACGAGCGACGGACAGGTCGTTCCGCAGCCGAGGAGTGTCACGCTGAACGATCTGGCCAGGCGGGCGGTGTCCCACTTCGACGAGGCCCAGGGCCACCTCCAGGCGGGCGACTGGTCCGAATACGGGGCTTCGCTGCAGCAGCTGGAGAACGTACTCCGGCGTCTGTCGGACGAGGCCGCCCAGCTGGAGTAG
- the murD gene encoding UDP-N-acetylmuramoyl-L-alanine--D-glutamate ligase — MKPGGLRVSREFKGKRVTVLGLGVLSGGAASTRYFAARGADVTVTDLLPAEALRKSIAALDPWPVRYVLGEHREEDITGADLVVVGPAVRDDSPFLQLARDRGVALTTEINLVFETCRRPVIGITGSNGKTTTTRLLGALHQAVDPDTLVGGNIGRAVLNEIEGDRTGTGEPGGGAGPGGTVDGQDEAAESGEAAESGEAAAGSPVVLELSSFQLHRLAWIRRSPGLAVVTNLSPNHLDWHGTFDAYEQAKRHIVHYQSPEDAVVLNADDERLRKWAAFCPGRVAWFSMEGPVETGCHVRDGQVVFRDSSGEHAICPVDALRLPGPHNLVNLLAAVTAACLGGIPPSVIRSTVEAFRGVEHRLEEVAVIDGVRYYNDSACTTPASTVTALRAFDAPVVLIAGGYDKGTAFDDMAKEIVRRARAAVLIGTTADAIETAIGKAGADAHPPVIVRAEMLNDAVRQSARLARPGDVVVLSPACASYDMFTNFEERGQRFREAVAALK; from the coding sequence ATTAAACCGGGCGGACTTCGGGTGTCAAGGGAATTCAAAGGCAAACGGGTTACCGTACTGGGGCTCGGCGTGCTCTCCGGCGGCGCCGCGTCCACGCGGTATTTCGCCGCGCGGGGAGCGGACGTTACCGTCACCGACCTGCTGCCCGCGGAAGCCCTCCGGAAGTCCATCGCCGCACTGGATCCATGGCCGGTCCGCTACGTGCTCGGGGAGCACCGGGAGGAGGACATCACCGGCGCGGACCTCGTGGTGGTCGGGCCCGCCGTCCGGGACGACAGTCCGTTTCTCCAGCTGGCGCGGGACCGGGGCGTTGCGCTGACCACCGAGATCAACCTGGTCTTCGAGACCTGCCGCCGGCCGGTCATCGGCATCACGGGCAGCAACGGAAAGACCACCACGACCCGCCTTCTCGGGGCGCTGCACCAGGCGGTCGACCCGGATACGCTGGTGGGCGGGAACATCGGCCGGGCCGTGCTCAACGAGATTGAAGGGGATCGCACGGGAACAGGAGAGCCAGGCGGAGGCGCAGGTCCTGGCGGTACGGTCGACGGTCAGGACGAGGCGGCCGAATCCGGGGAGGCGGCCGAATCCGGGGAGGCGGCCGCCGGCAGTCCCGTGGTCCTCGAGCTTTCCAGCTTCCAGTTGCACCGGCTGGCCTGGATCCGGCGAAGTCCGGGCCTGGCGGTGGTGACGAACCTGTCGCCCAATCACCTGGACTGGCACGGGACCTTCGACGCCTACGAACAGGCCAAGCGGCACATCGTGCACTATCAGTCGCCGGAGGACGCGGTCGTCCTGAACGCCGATGACGAGCGGCTGCGTAAATGGGCGGCATTCTGCCCGGGACGGGTCGCGTGGTTCAGCATGGAAGGTCCCGTCGAGACCGGATGCCACGTGCGGGACGGACAGGTGGTCTTCCGCGACAGTTCCGGCGAACACGCCATTTGTCCCGTGGACGCCCTCCGGCTGCCGGGTCCGCATAACCTGGTCAACCTGCTGGCCGCGGTGACGGCCGCATGCCTGGGCGGGATCCCGCCATCGGTCATCCGGTCGACGGTCGAGGCGTTCCGCGGCGTGGAGCACCGCCTGGAAGAGGTCGCCGTTATCGATGGCGTGAGATACTACAACGATTCGGCCTGCACCACGCCGGCGTCGACGGTCACGGCGCTCCGGGCATTCGACGCGCCGGTCGTCCTGATCGCAGGTGGGTACGACAAGGGGACGGCCTTCGACGACATGGCGAAGGAAATCGTCCGGCGCGCCCGGGCAGCCGTGTTGATCGGCACGACCGCGGACGCGATTGAGACTGCGATCGGGAAAGCCGGTGCTGATGCGCATCCGCCCGTCATCGTCCGCGCCGAAATGCTCAATGACGCCGTGCGGCAAAGCGCCCGTCTTGCGCGGCCCGGCGACGTGGTCGTGCTGTCGCCCGCCTGTGCCAGTTACGACATGTTTACCAACTTCGAGGAACGCGGCCAGCGGTTCAGGGAAGCCGTGGCGGCGCTGAAGTGA
- a CDS encoding phytanoyl-CoA dioxygenase family protein, which produces MNTRITEDQWAVFERQGYLRLGSVMEPGELERLQERIDAIMLGRADIDYGRVMMQLDRDPERGGDKPGPQSRGHKGATLCYRKIQDLELDPVYLSFMRKPVFEAICDRIYGPNTPVACFRAMFMNKPSGEGTPLVWHQDRWTDLDRDPLVTLWTALDPAVEANGCVKIIPGSHRRLINPSHGSGFLTEEQAEVAVAENEPINMEVACGETVLMHNWMLHSSGTNRTDTARRAFSICFMDAATRSRAGHTFPVIFGEGALSPAL; this is translated from the coding sequence ATGAATACCCGGATCACCGAAGACCAGTGGGCGGTATTCGAACGACAGGGCTACCTCCGTCTCGGCAGCGTGATGGAACCGGGCGAGCTCGAACGGCTCCAGGAGCGCATCGACGCCATCATGCTGGGCCGGGCCGATATCGACTACGGCCGGGTCATGATGCAGCTCGACCGCGACCCGGAGCGCGGGGGCGACAAGCCCGGACCGCAGTCCAGAGGACACAAGGGGGCCACGCTCTGCTACCGGAAGATCCAGGACCTGGAACTGGATCCGGTCTACCTGTCCTTCATGCGGAAGCCGGTCTTCGAGGCGATCTGCGATCGGATCTACGGTCCCAATACACCGGTAGCCTGTTTCCGGGCCATGTTCATGAACAAGCCCAGCGGCGAAGGGACGCCCCTCGTCTGGCATCAGGACCGGTGGACCGACCTGGACCGCGACCCGCTCGTCACGCTCTGGACGGCGCTCGACCCTGCCGTGGAAGCGAACGGCTGCGTGAAGATCATACCCGGTTCGCACCGCCGGCTCATCAACCCGAGCCACGGCTCCGGTTTCCTGACGGAGGAGCAGGCGGAGGTCGCCGTGGCCGAGAACGAGCCCATCAACATGGAAGTGGCCTGCGGCGAAACCGTGCTGATGCACAACTGGATGCTGCACAGTTCCGGGACGAACCGCACCGACACGGCGCGGCGCGCCTTCAGCATATGCTTCATGGACGCGGCGACGCGGTCACGGGCCGGGCACACTTTTCCCGTCATATTCGGCGAAGGGGCGCTGAGTCCCGCGCTATGA
- a CDS encoding 3-hydroxybutyryl-CoA dehydrogenase: protein MAIETVGVIGCGLMGSGITQVCAQAGYRTIVREASDELVAGGIGRIDGLLSRNVSKGRMTENEKAAVLGRITGTTEFGDLDECDLVIEAVTENLETKQEVFRTLDGIAPPGAILASNTSSISITELAAATDRPEQVLGLHFFNPVPVMGLIEMVVGLQTSEETVETARQFGESLGKQVIQVKDTPGFIVNYLLIPYLLDAVRLVESGVATKEDIDAGMVLGCSHPLGPLKLLDFIGLDTTLYIAEVLHDAFRTDRYAAPPLLRQMVAAGMNGRKAGQGFYTYD from the coding sequence ATGGCCATTGAGACCGTGGGCGTCATTGGATGTGGATTGATGGGATCGGGCATCACGCAGGTGTGCGCCCAGGCGGGTTACCGGACGATCGTCCGCGAGGCATCCGACGAGCTGGTGGCCGGAGGCATCGGTCGGATCGACGGCCTCCTGTCGCGGAACGTCTCCAAGGGACGCATGACGGAAAACGAAAAGGCGGCCGTGCTCGGGCGCATCACGGGTACGACCGAATTCGGCGACCTCGACGAATGCGACCTGGTGATCGAAGCGGTGACCGAGAACCTGGAAACCAAGCAGGAGGTCTTCCGCACCCTCGACGGCATCGCACCGCCCGGCGCCATCCTGGCCAGCAACACCTCCTCCATTTCCATCACCGAACTGGCCGCGGCGACAGACCGGCCGGAGCAGGTGCTGGGCCTTCATTTCTTCAATCCCGTGCCCGTCATGGGACTTATCGAAATGGTCGTCGGACTGCAGACCAGCGAGGAGACCGTAGAAACGGCCCGGCAGTTCGGCGAATCGCTGGGCAAGCAGGTGATCCAGGTCAAGGATACGCCGGGCTTCATCGTCAACTACCTCCTCATCCCCTACCTGCTGGACGCGGTGCGCCTGGTCGAATCCGGCGTGGCCACGAAGGAGGACATCGACGCGGGCATGGTCCTGGGGTGCAGCCACCCCCTCGGTCCACTCAAGCTGCTCGACTTCATCGGCCTGGACACCACGCTCTACATCGCGGAAGTGCTACATGACGCCTTCCGCACCGACCGCTACGCTGCCCCGCCCCTGCTGCGCCAGATGGTCGCCGCCGGGATGAACGGGCGCAAGGCCGGCCAGGGGTTCTACACATATGATTGA